The following proteins are co-located in the Haloarcula marismortui ATCC 43049 genome:
- a CDS encoding AEC family transporter: MAVLGQLGFMIAFLSGGVAAGHFGLLTERRTDILTTLVFTVALPALIFRSTYDRPLQEIISPALLGGFWVIIALTITLGWLVHRRLESADRRSVSVVQSYHSNMGFLGLPLVAATMGSEATAVASVILGIGAVTHVPVTVFLLVRINGSDASLLSECRKLVTNPVLIALAAGITASVLSLSVPESLISALGPPAELALPVALLCIGATLDTDLPVSDLQKTVSVVGLKVLWMPALAWLVYSSLSMDTTALGAAVVMLGTPTAVSTYVYTTELGGDAAFASLNVFTSTVVSIGTLSLLVWLFT, translated from the coding sequence ATGGCCGTTCTCGGACAGCTCGGATTCATGATCGCGTTTCTTTCGGGCGGCGTCGCCGCCGGCCATTTCGGGCTGTTGACCGAGCGACGGACGGATATTCTCACCACACTCGTCTTTACCGTCGCGCTGCCGGCACTCATATTCCGGTCCACGTATGACCGCCCATTACAGGAAATCATTTCGCCGGCGTTGCTGGGGGGGTTCTGGGTTATCATCGCGCTGACGATAACACTGGGCTGGCTCGTCCACCGTCGGCTGGAGTCCGCCGACCGCCGCAGCGTCTCCGTCGTCCAGTCGTATCACAGCAACATGGGGTTTCTCGGTCTGCCACTCGTGGCGGCAACGATGGGCAGCGAAGCGACGGCCGTCGCCAGCGTCATCCTCGGGATCGGTGCGGTGACCCACGTCCCGGTGACGGTATTCCTGCTGGTCCGCATCAACGGGAGCGACGCCTCGCTGCTGAGCGAGTGCAGGAAACTCGTGACGAACCCGGTACTCATCGCGCTGGCGGCGGGCATCACAGCCTCGGTCCTGTCGCTATCCGTTCCGGAGTCACTCATCAGTGCGCTCGGCCCGCCGGCCGAACTGGCGCTGCCAGTCGCCCTGCTGTGTATCGGTGCGACGCTCGACACGGACCTCCCGGTGTCGGACCTGCAGAAGACCGTCAGCGTCGTCGGGCTGAAGGTGCTGTGGATGCCGGCGCTGGCGTGGCTGGTGTACTCCTCGCTGTCGATGGACACGACGGCGCTGGGCGCAGCGGTCGTGATGCTCGGCACCCCAACGGCAGTGTCGACGTACGTCTATACGACGGAACTCGGCGGCGACGCGGCGTTCGCTTCGCTGAATGTCTTCACATCAACAGTGGTCTCCATCGGAACGCTTTCGCTCCTCGTCTGGCT
- a CDS encoding signal recognition particle protein Srp54 — MVLDDLGSSLRGTLDDLRGKSRLSEEDIEDIVKEIQRSLLQADVDVGLVQDLSNSIETRALDEEPPAGTTPRDWVLRIVYEELVDLVGESTELPLEEQTIMLAGLYGSGKTTTAAKMAWWFSTKGLRPAIIQTDTDRPGAYDQSKEMAERAEVDFYGDPDEDDPVKIARDGLEATENADVRIVDTAGRDGLNEELIEQIERIEQEVQPDRDLLVLDAAMGQSAKSQAADFEAAIGIDGVVITKLDGTAKGGGALAAVNETDSTIAFLGSGETVKDIERFEPSGFISRLLGMGDLKQLTERVERAMEETQEGDEEDWDPEDMLEGQFTLKDMRKQMQTMNNMGPLDQVMDMIPGLGGGLMDQLPDDAMDVTQERMQDFDVIMDSMTEEELENPRVVGQSRTKRICRGSGKPEERVRELLQQHKQMEQMLKQFQGMGDGDMERMMKQMQQGGGGGGGMGGMGGGGMGPFGD, encoded by the coding sequence ATGGTACTCGACGATCTTGGGAGTTCACTCCGGGGGACGCTTGACGACCTCCGGGGGAAATCCCGGCTCTCTGAAGAAGACATCGAGGACATCGTCAAGGAGATTCAGCGGTCGCTGTTGCAGGCCGACGTGGATGTCGGGCTCGTACAGGACCTCTCCAACAGTATCGAAACACGCGCGCTGGATGAGGAACCGCCGGCGGGGACGACCCCGCGGGACTGGGTCCTGCGAATCGTCTACGAAGAACTGGTCGACCTCGTCGGCGAGTCGACCGAACTCCCGCTGGAAGAGCAGACGATTATGCTCGCCGGCCTGTACGGGTCGGGGAAGACGACGACGGCCGCGAAGATGGCGTGGTGGTTCTCGACGAAAGGGCTCCGGCCGGCCATTATCCAGACTGACACGGACCGGCCCGGCGCATACGACCAGTCCAAGGAGATGGCCGAGCGCGCTGAGGTGGACTTCTACGGCGACCCCGACGAGGACGACCCGGTGAAGATCGCCCGTGACGGGCTGGAAGCGACGGAGAACGCGGACGTTCGCATCGTGGACACGGCGGGCCGTGACGGCCTGAACGAGGAACTCATCGAACAGATCGAGCGCATCGAGCAGGAGGTCCAGCCCGACCGGGACCTGCTCGTACTGGACGCGGCGATGGGCCAGAGCGCCAAGAGCCAGGCCGCCGACTTCGAGGCGGCCATCGGCATCGACGGCGTCGTCATCACGAAACTCGATGGGACGGCGAAAGGTGGGGGCGCGCTCGCAGCGGTCAACGAGACCGACTCCACCATCGCCTTCCTCGGCTCCGGGGAGACGGTCAAGGACATCGAGCGGTTCGAGCCCTCCGGGTTCATCTCCCGACTGCTCGGGATGGGCGACCTCAAGCAGCTCACCGAGCGCGTCGAGCGCGCGATGGAGGAAACCCAGGAAGGCGACGAGGAGGACTGGGACCCCGAGGACATGCTGGAGGGGCAGTTCACCCTCAAGGACATGCGCAAGCAGATGCAGACGATGAACAACATGGGGCCGCTGGACCAGGTGATGGACATGATCCCCGGTCTGGGCGGCGGGCTGATGGACCAGCTCCCTGACGACGCGATGGACGTAACCCAGGAGCGGATGCAGGACTTCGATGTCATCATGGACTCGATGACGGAGGAGGAACTGGAGAACCCCCGTGTCGTCGGCCAGTCCCGGACCAAGCGCATCTGCCGTGGGTCCGGCAAGCCCGAGGAGCGGGTGCGTGAACTCCTCCAGCAACACAAGCAGATGGAGCAGATGCTCAAGCAGTTCCAGGGTATGGGCGACGGCGACATGGAGCGGATGATGAAACAGATGCAGCAGGGCGGTGGCGGCGGTGGCGGCATGGGCGGTATGGGTGGCGGCGGTATGGGGCCGTTCGGCGACTGA
- a CDS encoding universal stress protein, which produces MYEIVAGIDKSEARGTAIAESITEIPMDASQVRVTLLHDFEENPEGASVDQVASVRRAREVLEDAGVEVALEESSGEPADAILRLADEQDVDMIVVAGRKRTPTGKVLFGSVTQSVILGTDRSVLVCSGEEE; this is translated from the coding sequence ATGTACGAAATTGTCGCTGGGATAGACAAAAGTGAGGCTCGTGGGACCGCCATCGCTGAATCGATAACCGAGATTCCGATGGACGCCAGCCAGGTCCGTGTCACGCTGTTACACGACTTCGAGGAGAACCCTGAAGGCGCGTCCGTCGACCAGGTGGCCTCCGTGCGCCGAGCACGGGAAGTCCTCGAGGATGCTGGCGTCGAGGTGGCTCTGGAAGAGTCAAGCGGCGAACCGGCCGACGCGATCCTCCGGTTGGCCGACGAGCAGGACGTCGATATGATTGTCGTCGCCGGACGCAAGCGGACGCCGACAGGCAAGGTGCTGTTCGGCAGTGTCACACAGAGCGTGATTCTGGGCACGGACCGATCCGTGCTGGTCTGCAGCGGCGAAGAGGAGTAA
- a CDS encoding thioredoxin family protein gives MSDTQSPESLLDALQSEGVVVIDEETDEVSTTEAFEADREVYYDTYVTMGNAEFHESVADVFGLDSAAEAAQRVDELDVSREEFATFLTLRSNVDDSYTTVELTTMAQMATELGPETPVPEGVKHLDDDSYEAFVDAHDRCVVTVWKLFCDPCEAMKAELDDVLAAFPDGVPVGGIAGERSPEFCQSVGVNAAPAVVLFEDGKPVERITGRTDPSPLAERVEEVYGV, from the coding sequence ATGTCGGACACACAATCCCCCGAATCGCTGCTCGACGCACTGCAATCTGAAGGTGTCGTCGTCATCGACGAGGAAACAGACGAGGTCAGCACGACAGAAGCGTTCGAGGCCGACCGCGAGGTGTACTACGACACCTACGTGACGATGGGCAACGCGGAGTTCCACGAGTCCGTCGCCGACGTGTTCGGCCTCGATTCGGCCGCTGAAGCGGCCCAGCGGGTCGACGAACTCGACGTGTCACGCGAGGAGTTTGCCACGTTCCTGACCCTGCGGTCGAACGTCGACGACTCCTACACCACCGTGGAGCTGACGACGATGGCACAGATGGCGACCGAACTGGGGCCGGAAACACCGGTCCCCGAGGGAGTCAAACACCTCGACGACGACAGCTACGAGGCGTTCGTCGACGCCCACGACCGGTGTGTCGTGACTGTGTGGAAGCTGTTCTGTGATCCCTGCGAAGCAATGAAAGCGGAGTTAGATGACGTTTTGGCCGCATTCCCGGACGGCGTCCCGGTCGGCGGCATCGCCGGCGAGCGCTCCCCGGAGTTCTGTCAGTCGGTCGGGGTCAACGCGGCCCCCGCTGTCGTGCTGTTCGAGGACGGCAAGCCTGTCGAACGGATCACTGGCCGGACAGACCCGTCGCCGCTCGCTGAGCGAGTCGAAGAAGTATACGGCGTCTGA